Proteins encoded together in one Lathamus discolor isolate bLatDis1 chromosome 3, bLatDis1.hap1, whole genome shotgun sequence window:
- the FGFBP3 gene encoding fibroblast growth factor-binding protein 3: protein MRLPLALLALVALGASAGGAGREAEAVAQAGRFSTPEQHRCSWELLSAAGASELRLSCRPAGGGAARSCAYRGEPRRCPAYGARSRQYWRQILGRLRRRRHPCARGSPLSARLCGPGRAPPEAQLRLMPGHGHGPATTPPAATAEPSRDPAETYCAERWHSLCSFFVGFWEG from the coding sequence ATGAGGCtgcccctggccctgctggccctAGTCGCCCTCGGGGCATCCgccggcggggcgggccgggaGGCGGAGGCCGTGGCGCAGGCGGGGCGGTTCTCCACGCCGGAGCAGCACCGgtgcagctgggagctgctgtccGCGGCGGGGGCCAGCGAGCTGCGCCTGAGCTGCCGGCccgcgggcggcggggcggcgcggaGCTGCGCCTACCGCGGGGAGCCGAGGCGCTGCCCCGCATACGGCGCCCGCAGCCGGCAGTACTGGCGGCAGATCCTGGGCaggctgcggcggcggcggcacccTTGCGCCCGGGGCAGCCCGCTCAGTGCCCGCCTCTGCGGCCCGGGCCGGGCGCCACCCGAGGCGCAGCTCCGCCTCATGCCGGGCCACGGCCACGGCCCCGCCACTACCCCGCCGGCCGCCACCGCGGAGCCCAGCCGGGACCCGGCGGAGACCTACTGCGCCGAGCGGTGGCACTCGCTGTGCAGCTTCTTCGTCGGCTTCTGGGAGGGCTGA